The bacterium DNA window GAACTCTCCTTCGCTATTCAAACCCAGGGATGTAGTCTTCTTCACAGATGTAAGATATAACTGAGGTTCGATTGTTTTTGCAGACAAAAGAGGCATTCCTACAGATGAGAAGCGCTGGAAGCGGATGTTTGAAAGATTCTCTGAGTCTGCGCCTGTTGTTCTATTGTCAATCCACACTAAAACAGTGTTCCCCGCGCTGTCCATTCCGATGCAAGGCCAGAAAGTCCAGCATGTGTCTGCAATCTTTTCGGGCTTGTAGGCGTCTGTAAGAGGGTTTCCGTTCTTGTCAAAGAACCGAACGTAAAGGTCCAGCCTTGAACGGTAAGGCCGCCATGTGGAATCGTAAGCGCTATCCACCCAGGCAACGGCGAAATGGCCGTCAGGCGCCATGGCTGCGCTTAACATAATCTGGTGATGTTTGGCGGCTGCCTCGGCAAGAGGAAAGGGGTCGACCAAAACGCCTGAAAAGATGGTAAGACCTGTAAGCAATACATTCAGCACAAAAAGCCTCCTTGTTTTTTATTATAAGTCGAAACCTGCATCAATCAAGGTCGGGAGGAGGTCGGCATTTGCCGACCTCCTCAAACAGGTTCGTTACCAGTTAGCTGTTCGATCTCCATCACAAGCACCGTCACCTGTTAGACCTGAAGGTGTGCTGCTGGTAATCGTCCAACCTCCGGTGTAGTATGGCGTCGGGGGTGGACTCCCAGCTGGATAAGTGAAAGATGCGTCCCATGTGCCAATAACAGAACTCCATGTGGTTTCTACCGTGTTCTTTCTGCGAATCGCCGAACCTGCCCAGGTGCCGTCTCCTTCCTTGGTTCCGGTCTGACCTGTAGTTTTGCCGCCTGTGATAGAGGCGATCTTAAGGAAGATGGTATCGTTGTCTCTATCGTAAACAAACCTAATCGTTATGGTATCTCCCTGACCGAAAGCAGGGTTGTAGAAGGTATCACGGTCGCTGACCCGCGTTGAATCGTACATCTCTCTAGTATAAACATTAGGGGTTGTGTAGGCATTACCGCTGTAATAAAGGGTTCCGCCCACGAACCAGCCGTCCCATGTCTCGTAGTAGGCCTGCGCCGTTGTTGCCGTTGCAAGCACTGCTATCACGGCGGCAAGGATTAGGGCTTTGTGTTTGCCCATTGTTACTCCTTGGGTTAGATTGTTTGTTAATAATCTAAGGAATCCTGTGTTCCTGTCTTGCCCTCGGCAGCATAATTATAGAAAAAAAAAAACCGCATGTCAAGTCTTTTTACGCCAAAAGGAAGCCGAATAATAAGTAGAATGGGGGCTCAATAAAAAAGCGCCTCCCTATCGAAGGGGAGGGACGGCTCCTCTGGAGCCGTTTTGAAGCTTCTGTTTAGTTCACTGGATCAGAGGAACCGAACTTCTCGCAAAAAAGAGTGCCCCCCTATCGAAGGGGGGCACCAAGGAAAGTCAGTCCAGCTTGCCCTAAAATTCAAGTCGCAGTCGATTATCCGTAGAAAGGAGGTGATCCAGCCGCACGTTCCCGTACGGCTACCTTGTTACGACTTAGCCCCAGTCACCGAGTTCACCCTCAACGCAGGTCCTCACGAGGTTAGACTCCACGTCTTCAGGTGCCCACGACTTCCATGGCTTGACGGGCGGTGTGTACAAGCCCCGAGAACGCATTCACCACAGCATGGCTGATCTGCGATTACTAGCGATTCCATCTTCATGCAGGCGAGTTGCAGCCTGCAATCCGAACCATGGCCGCTTTTAAGGGATTAGCTTCATCTCGCGATGTTGCAGCCCGCTGTAACGGCCACTGTATGACGCGTGTCGCCCTGGGCATAAAGGCCACGATGACTTGACATCATCCCCACCTTCCTCCCGGTTGACCCGGGCAGTCCCGATAGAGTGCCCAGCATAACCTGATGGCAACTATCGGCAGGGGTTGCGCTCGTTGCGGGACTTAACCCAACACCTCACGGCACGAGCTGACGACAGCCGTGCAGCACCTGTGTACGCTCCGGGGAAAACCCCGGTCCTTCACCTTTCGGATCCGTACCACGTACATGTCAAACCCAGGTAAGGTTCTTCGCGTAGCAACGAATTAAACCGCATCATCCACCGCTTGTGCGGGGCCCCGTCAATTCCTTTGAGTTTTAGCCTTGCGGCCGTAGTCCCCAGGCGGTACACTTATCGCGTTAGCTGCGGCACTGACCATTGCCAATACCTAGTGTACATTGTTTACGGCTAAGACTACCCGGGTATCTAATCCGGTTTGCTACCTTAGCTTTCGTGCTTCAGCGTCAGGAACATACCAGAGAGCTGCTTTCGCCATAGGCGTTCCTCCTGATATCCACGCATTTTACCGCTACACCAGGAGTTCCGCTCTCCTCTTCTGTCCTCTAGATCGGCAGTATCGACCGCAGTTTCCAGGTTGAGCCTAGAGATTTCACAATCGACTTACCAATCCGCCTACGCACCCTTTACGCCCAGTGAATCCGGGCAACGCTTGCACCCTACGTATTACCGCGGCTGCTGGCACGTAGTTAGCCGGTGCTTCCTTTGGGGGTACCGTCAATACTAATGGATATTAGCCATTAGTATCATCGTCCCCCCTGTCAGCGGTTTACATCCCGAAAGACTTCATCCCGCACGCGGCGTCGCTGCATCAGGCTTTCGCCCATTGTGCAATTTTCTAGACTGCTGCCTCCCGTAGGAGTCGGGCCCGTGTCGCAGTGCCCGTGTGGCCGATCGCCCTCTCAGGCCGGCTACCCGTCGTTGCCTTGGTGGGCCATTACCCCGCCAACAAGCTGATAGGCCAGGAGCTCATCCCAAAGCGATAGCTTACAAGTAGAGGCCATCTTTCCTCCAAAAGACTCGCGTCCTTCGGAGCGTACGGGGAATTAGCACCGATTTCTCGATGTTGTGCCCCGCTTCGGGGTAAATTACTCCAGTATTACTCACCCGTTCGCCACTAACTTTTCTCAAGTATTGCTACAAAAGAAAAGTCCGTTCGACTTGCATGTCTAAGACACGCCGCCAGCGTTAGCCCTGAGCCAGGATCAAACCCTCCAAGCAAAAATTCTTGAAGGTAAACTGGACTTAAAACTCAAGGGGGCTGGACTTACTTTCCAAATTTCCCAAAGAACAAGACGAGAATTATATGCACATTTCCGGCGTTGTCAAGTACCTTTCTTTCGGATAGTTACTGACACGCAGCTATTATGGCATTCTCGGTTCAAAAAAGAACCACCTCTCAACCCTTCGCAAGAGTATTATAATCAGCCAAACCAAGATGTCAAGACAATAAACCCGTTAAAAACGCCTTGCGTTTTTAACGGGTAGCCAAAAAATAAGCCCCACAAAAACACGGAGTGTTTTGCTGGGGGCTCCATCCGCACTTGGTATTTTACGCTTGTTCTGATTCTCGACGCCGTTGAAATTCTTTTGCATTTTCCGCTTTCTCATAAGTCTAAAAGAAAATCCGCTGGAGTGGATTTTCTTTTATTAAATTATCCCGCGTGCGGGGGAATTTCTCCCTTCTAGCGAGGGGAAGGGCTTAAAAGGAGGCGTGTCATTGCCCTGACACTGGTTGCGCGTTCCCTCGCACGCGGGAAGGAACCATCTAACCAAGGAGGTTATCCTATATATATTATAGGATAGAAAAAGATTGGGTCAAGTTGTGTTGCACTTAGAAGATTGCGTCGAAACCTTAAAAATATGGTTTTACCTTGCCCAAATTCTCCTCTGGAGAATCCCCTTACCCTTCGAGGGAAGGGGAACTATTAATCTCCTCCCCCTTGATGGGGGAGGGTGGGAGGAGGTGAAACCCTTTTTAAGTGTATATCTCATTTTTCTTCTGGATCGGTTTCTCTTCCGATTCTCAATTCAACCTCTTGTCTTATTACTTCTACGACTCCATCCGTATTCTTAAGTACATCATTATCCCAGAATCTTAAGATCTTGAATCCTTTGGAAACAAACCAGGCATCCCTCACATTATCCTGCTCTGAGTCTGCATGTTGACTGCCTTCAACCTCAACAATCAGTCCCGAATCGAATGAAACGAAATCTACAATATATTTCTCAAAGGGATATTGACGCCTGAACATCACGCCGAGTTGTTTGCGGTTGAGGCGTTTCCAGAGTTTGGCTTCGGCATCGGTCATGCGATGTCGCAAGCCTTTAGAAAGCGGCGTGAGTTTCCTGCGCGTCAACTTCATTTTGGGTTTCACCTTGCCCCTAACCCCTTCCCGTCGAGGGAAGGGGAACTTCTGATCTCCTCCCCCTTGATGGGGTGAGGTGTACTCTCCTTCGGAGGCTTGAGGGAGGAGGTGAAAGTGTTTGATTTACAACAATGCTTGAATAGATTTTGAGAGTAAGCTAAATTCATGAGTTTCACCTTGCCCCTAACCCCTTCCCATCGAGGGAAGGGGAACTCCTCCCCCTTGATTGGGGAGGCTGGGAGGAGGTGAAACTTAAAATTTGCCACTAATGAAGGACCGTTGTGAGAATCTCAGGATAGTAAATTGCTAACCAAATAG harbors:
- a CDS encoding endonuclease domain-containing protein — protein: MKLTRRKLTPLSKGLRHRMTDAEAKLWKRLNRKQLGVMFRRQYPFEKYIVDFVSFDSGLIVEVEGSQHADSEQDNVRDAWFVSKGFKILRFWDNDVLKNTDGVVEVIRQEVELRIGRETDPEEK